Proteins encoded within one genomic window of Paramisgurnus dabryanus chromosome 13, PD_genome_1.1, whole genome shotgun sequence:
- the LOC135727488 gene encoding G-protein coupled receptor family C group 6 member A-like isoform X2 → MNLREVTDASLTKPSLPEFTAPGDIIIGGLFPIHEAVKDNMNLYSISPPQRSNCSGFYTRGLTRALAMIHAVEVANRSPMLTDLNITLGYRIQDTCYDVTTALWAIQDFTRSSSACDVAPNSSLDAKPTMAIIGASSSEISIAIARELNLLLIPQISSSSTAIILSDKIRFPAFMRTVPSDEHQTRAMVKLLKDRKWNWVGIITTDGDYGHSAMESFVAQAAQEGICVAFKQILPDSLTDKQKLNTSINQMVNTIVNNPKVKVVVSFAKSSQMKDLFKGLYGKVFDRRVWVASDNWSTATNILEEVNLTDIGDVLGFTFKSGNVTSFKQFLKDLQFEDEENLNSFLKEFLENSDVGNITVAVQKLLKNTYPEMVFSIQLAVCVVAKAVAELCGKRQCKNSTKIYPWQLLEQMKNITIEMEGANYKFSTSGDIDLGYDVILWQEDELNKTVKIAEYDIITGNFTYIRQNLSVFKNVISKCSNSCQPGEFKKTAEGQHTCCYECINCSENYYSNNTDMVQCYSCETDEWSDSGSFKCYPKTYEYFEWNNGLAIVLLTLAALGVLFLFLISALFIYQRNSPVVKAAGGPLCHLILVSLLGSFVSVVFFVGEPCNMTCKVRQVVFGLSFTLCVSCILVKSLKILLAFQMNLELKEHLTRLYKPYMIICICTGVQVIICTVWLILHSPYKDKVPNPKVILIKCNEGSNVAFGVMLAYIILLALVCFSFAYKGRKLPQKYNEAKFITFGMLIYLMACVIFIPVHITTSGKYLPAVEMVVILISNYGILCCHFLPKCYIIIFKKEHNTRDAFLKNINEYCTRSVKNIKGLSESVYTISNPHLVAAENAPNVSAQK, encoded by the exons ATGAATCTTAGG GAAGTGACAGATGCCTCTCTGACAAAACCCAGCCTTCCGGAATTCACGGCTCCAGGAGACATCATCATCGGAGGGCTTTTTCCCATCCATGAGGCGGTGAAGGACAACATGAACTTATACAGCATCTCACCACCCCAGCGTTCTAACTGCAGCGG aTTTTACACAAGAGGTCTAACTCGGGCCCTAGCTATGATTCATGCTGTGGAAGTGGCAAACAGATCCCCTATGCTGACTGATTTGAACATTACTCTTGGATACCGCATTCAAGACACATGTTATGATGTTACCACTGCACTTTGGGCCATCCAGGATTTTACACGGTCATCCTCAGCCTGTGATGTAGCGCCAAACTCTTCTCTAGATGCCAAACCCACCATGGCAATAATTGGGGCCTCTTCCTCTGAAATCTCCATTGCAATTGCCAGGGAACTTAACCTTCTACTAATTCCACAG ATTAGTTCCTCATCGACGGCCATCATTCTGAGTGACAAAATTCGTTTTCCTGCTTTCATGAGGACTGTCCCCAGTGATGAGCACCAGACCAGGGCCATGGTCAAACTGTTAAAGGACAGGAAATGGAACTGGGTTGGAATTATTACTACAGACGGAGACTACGGGCATTCTGCTATGGAAAGCTTTGTTGCCCAGGCCGCACAGGAGGGAATTTGCGTTGCCTTCAAGCAAATCCTACCCGACTCACTTACGGATAAACAAAAACTTAACACCTCGATCAACCAGATGGTGAACACCATTGTCAATAACCCTAAAGTTAAAGTGGTGGTCTCCTTTGCTAAATCTTCTCAAATGAAAGACTTATTCAAGGGTTTGTATGGTAAAGTTTTTGATAGGAGGGTGTGGGTGGCCAGCGATAATTGGTCGACTGCTACAAATATTCTTGAAGAAGTGAATCTCACAGATATTGGAGATGTACTTGGGTTTACCTTCAAGAGTGGGAATGTAACATCGTTCAAACAGTTCCTTAAGGATTTACAGTTTGAGGATGAAGAAAATCTGAATTCATTTCTGAAGGAGTTTTTAGAAAATTCGGATGTAGGAAATATTACAGTGGCGGTACAGAAACTCCTAAAAAATACTTATCCGGAGATGGTCTTTAGCATTCAGCTGGCTGTCTGTGTTGTTGCAAAAGCTGTGGCTGAACTATGTGGGAAACGCCAATGCAAGAATTCAACAAAAATCTATCCATGGCAG cTCCTTGAACAGATGAAAAACATCACTATTGAGATGGAGGGGGCAAATTACAAGTTCAGTACAAGCGGCGACATTGATTTGGGATATGATGTCATCTTATGGCAAGAAGATGAATTGAATAAAACTGTCAAAATTGCTGAATACGATATAATCACTGGCAATTTCACCTATATACGCCAGAATCTAAGTGTTTTTAAG AATGTGATATCAAAATGCTCAAACAGCTGTCAGCCAGGGGAGTTTAAGAAGACAGCCGAAGGGCAGCACACTTGTTGTTACGAATGCATCAATTGCTCAGAAAACTATTACTCCAACAACACAG ATATGGTCCAGTGCTACTCATGTGAAACAGACGAGTGGTCAGACTCTGGGAGCTTCAAATGTTACCCCAAGACTTATGAGTACTTTGAGTGGAATAATGGGTTAGCTATAGTGCTCTTGACCTTGGCTGCTTTGGGCGTCCTCTTCCTCTTCTTGATCTCTGCACTCTTCATCTATCAGAGGAACTCTCCTGTGGTAAAGGCAGCAGGTGGACCTCTCTGTCATCTAATCCTTGTTTCCCTACTGGGAAGTTTCGTCAGCGTTGTCTTCTTTGTGGGTGAACCGTGCAACATGACGTGTAAGGTGAGGCAGGTGGTCTTCGGCCTGAGTTTCACGCTCTGTGTCTCATGCATTTTGGTCAAGTCTTTGAAGATCCTTCTGGCTTTTCAGATGAACTTGGAGTTAAAGGAGCATCTGACCAGGCTTTACAAGCCATACATGATCATATGCATCTGCACGGGGGTGCAGGTCATCATTTGCACCGTTTGGCTGATCTTGCACAGCCCTTATAAAGACAAGGTGCCTAACCCCAAAGTCATTCTGATAAAGTGTAACGAGGGCTCAAACGTGGCATTTGGGGTCATGCTGGCATACATCATTTTATTGGCACTAGTGTGTTTCAGTTTCGCTTACAAAGGCAGGAAACTTCCGCAGAAATACAACGAAGCAAAGTTCATTACGTTCGGTATGCTCATTTATCTCATGGCCTGTGTTATTTTTATACCTGTGCACATTACCACAAGTGGCAAATACTTACCAGCTGTGGAGATGGTGGTTATTCTTATATCCAACTATGGAATATTGTGCTGCCACTTCTTGCCGAAATGTTACataatcatttttaaaaaagagcaCAATACCAGAGATGCTTTTCTAAAGAACATTAATGAATATTGTACCAGAAGTGTTAAGAACATAAAGGGTTTGAGTGAATCAGTCTATACCATATCTAATCCTCATCTTGTAGCTGCTGAGAATGCACCTAATGTTTctgcacaaaaataa
- the LOC135727488 gene encoding G-protein coupled receptor family C group 6 member A-like isoform X1: MSYLVLMNLFLMFSWLKEVTDASLTKPSLPEFTAPGDIIIGGLFPIHEAVKDNMNLYSISPPQRSNCSGFYTRGLTRALAMIHAVEVANRSPMLTDLNITLGYRIQDTCYDVTTALWAIQDFTRSSSACDVAPNSSLDAKPTMAIIGASSSEISIAIARELNLLLIPQISSSSTAIILSDKIRFPAFMRTVPSDEHQTRAMVKLLKDRKWNWVGIITTDGDYGHSAMESFVAQAAQEGICVAFKQILPDSLTDKQKLNTSINQMVNTIVNNPKVKVVVSFAKSSQMKDLFKGLYGKVFDRRVWVASDNWSTATNILEEVNLTDIGDVLGFTFKSGNVTSFKQFLKDLQFEDEENLNSFLKEFLENSDVGNITVAVQKLLKNTYPEMVFSIQLAVCVVAKAVAELCGKRQCKNSTKIYPWQLLEQMKNITIEMEGANYKFSTSGDIDLGYDVILWQEDELNKTVKIAEYDIITGNFTYIRQNLSVFKNVISKCSNSCQPGEFKKTAEGQHTCCYECINCSENYYSNNTDMVQCYSCETDEWSDSGSFKCYPKTYEYFEWNNGLAIVLLTLAALGVLFLFLISALFIYQRNSPVVKAAGGPLCHLILVSLLGSFVSVVFFVGEPCNMTCKVRQVVFGLSFTLCVSCILVKSLKILLAFQMNLELKEHLTRLYKPYMIICICTGVQVIICTVWLILHSPYKDKVPNPKVILIKCNEGSNVAFGVMLAYIILLALVCFSFAYKGRKLPQKYNEAKFITFGMLIYLMACVIFIPVHITTSGKYLPAVEMVVILISNYGILCCHFLPKCYIIIFKKEHNTRDAFLKNINEYCTRSVKNIKGLSESVYTISNPHLVAAENAPNVSAQK; this comes from the exons ATGTCTTATTTGGTTTTGATGAATCTCTTTCTAATGTTCTCTTGGCTGAAGGAAGTGACAGATGCCTCTCTGACAAAACCCAGCCTTCCGGAATTCACGGCTCCAGGAGACATCATCATCGGAGGGCTTTTTCCCATCCATGAGGCGGTGAAGGACAACATGAACTTATACAGCATCTCACCACCCCAGCGTTCTAACTGCAGCGG aTTTTACACAAGAGGTCTAACTCGGGCCCTAGCTATGATTCATGCTGTGGAAGTGGCAAACAGATCCCCTATGCTGACTGATTTGAACATTACTCTTGGATACCGCATTCAAGACACATGTTATGATGTTACCACTGCACTTTGGGCCATCCAGGATTTTACACGGTCATCCTCAGCCTGTGATGTAGCGCCAAACTCTTCTCTAGATGCCAAACCCACCATGGCAATAATTGGGGCCTCTTCCTCTGAAATCTCCATTGCAATTGCCAGGGAACTTAACCTTCTACTAATTCCACAG ATTAGTTCCTCATCGACGGCCATCATTCTGAGTGACAAAATTCGTTTTCCTGCTTTCATGAGGACTGTCCCCAGTGATGAGCACCAGACCAGGGCCATGGTCAAACTGTTAAAGGACAGGAAATGGAACTGGGTTGGAATTATTACTACAGACGGAGACTACGGGCATTCTGCTATGGAAAGCTTTGTTGCCCAGGCCGCACAGGAGGGAATTTGCGTTGCCTTCAAGCAAATCCTACCCGACTCACTTACGGATAAACAAAAACTTAACACCTCGATCAACCAGATGGTGAACACCATTGTCAATAACCCTAAAGTTAAAGTGGTGGTCTCCTTTGCTAAATCTTCTCAAATGAAAGACTTATTCAAGGGTTTGTATGGTAAAGTTTTTGATAGGAGGGTGTGGGTGGCCAGCGATAATTGGTCGACTGCTACAAATATTCTTGAAGAAGTGAATCTCACAGATATTGGAGATGTACTTGGGTTTACCTTCAAGAGTGGGAATGTAACATCGTTCAAACAGTTCCTTAAGGATTTACAGTTTGAGGATGAAGAAAATCTGAATTCATTTCTGAAGGAGTTTTTAGAAAATTCGGATGTAGGAAATATTACAGTGGCGGTACAGAAACTCCTAAAAAATACTTATCCGGAGATGGTCTTTAGCATTCAGCTGGCTGTCTGTGTTGTTGCAAAAGCTGTGGCTGAACTATGTGGGAAACGCCAATGCAAGAATTCAACAAAAATCTATCCATGGCAG cTCCTTGAACAGATGAAAAACATCACTATTGAGATGGAGGGGGCAAATTACAAGTTCAGTACAAGCGGCGACATTGATTTGGGATATGATGTCATCTTATGGCAAGAAGATGAATTGAATAAAACTGTCAAAATTGCTGAATACGATATAATCACTGGCAATTTCACCTATATACGCCAGAATCTAAGTGTTTTTAAG AATGTGATATCAAAATGCTCAAACAGCTGTCAGCCAGGGGAGTTTAAGAAGACAGCCGAAGGGCAGCACACTTGTTGTTACGAATGCATCAATTGCTCAGAAAACTATTACTCCAACAACACAG ATATGGTCCAGTGCTACTCATGTGAAACAGACGAGTGGTCAGACTCTGGGAGCTTCAAATGTTACCCCAAGACTTATGAGTACTTTGAGTGGAATAATGGGTTAGCTATAGTGCTCTTGACCTTGGCTGCTTTGGGCGTCCTCTTCCTCTTCTTGATCTCTGCACTCTTCATCTATCAGAGGAACTCTCCTGTGGTAAAGGCAGCAGGTGGACCTCTCTGTCATCTAATCCTTGTTTCCCTACTGGGAAGTTTCGTCAGCGTTGTCTTCTTTGTGGGTGAACCGTGCAACATGACGTGTAAGGTGAGGCAGGTGGTCTTCGGCCTGAGTTTCACGCTCTGTGTCTCATGCATTTTGGTCAAGTCTTTGAAGATCCTTCTGGCTTTTCAGATGAACTTGGAGTTAAAGGAGCATCTGACCAGGCTTTACAAGCCATACATGATCATATGCATCTGCACGGGGGTGCAGGTCATCATTTGCACCGTTTGGCTGATCTTGCACAGCCCTTATAAAGACAAGGTGCCTAACCCCAAAGTCATTCTGATAAAGTGTAACGAGGGCTCAAACGTGGCATTTGGGGTCATGCTGGCATACATCATTTTATTGGCACTAGTGTGTTTCAGTTTCGCTTACAAAGGCAGGAAACTTCCGCAGAAATACAACGAAGCAAAGTTCATTACGTTCGGTATGCTCATTTATCTCATGGCCTGTGTTATTTTTATACCTGTGCACATTACCACAAGTGGCAAATACTTACCAGCTGTGGAGATGGTGGTTATTCTTATATCCAACTATGGAATATTGTGCTGCCACTTCTTGCCGAAATGTTACataatcatttttaaaaaagagcaCAATACCAGAGATGCTTTTCTAAAGAACATTAATGAATATTGTACCAGAAGTGTTAAGAACATAAAGGGTTTGAGTGAATCAGTCTATACCATATCTAATCCTCATCTTGTAGCTGCTGAGAATGCACCTAATGTTTctgcacaaaaataa
- the LOC135788884 gene encoding G-protein coupled receptor family C group 6 member A-like produces MMYHLVLMNLFLMFTRLKEVTEASLTKPSLPESTAPGDIIIGGLFPIHEAVEDNTNLYSISPPQRSNCSGFSKRGLTQPLAMIHAVEVANRSPMLRNLNITLGYRIQDTCSDVTTTLWAVQDFTRSSSACDVAPNSSQGDKPTMAIIGTSSSEISIAVARELNLLLIPQISYASTAIILSDKSRFPAFMRTVPSDEHQTRAMVKLLKDRKWNWVGIITTDGDYGRSAMESFVDQAAQEGICVAFKEILPSSLADKQKLNTLINQIVNTILNNPKVKVVVSFAKSAQMKDLFKGLYGKVSFRRVWVASDSWSMSTDILEEVNLTDIGDVLGFTFKSRNATSFKQFLKDLQFEDEKNLNSFLKKFLEIPDVGNITVAVQKLLENTNPEIVFSIQLAVSSVAKAVAELCGKRQCKNSTDIYPWQLLEQMKNITIEMEGANYNFSTSGDIDLGYNVILWQENELKKTVKIAEYDIITGNFTYIRQNLSVFENVISKCSSSCQPGEFKKTAEGQHTCCYECINCSENYYSNNTDMVQCYSCETDEWSNSGSSECYPKTYVYFEWNNGLAIVLLTLAALGVLFLFLISALFIYQRNSPVVKAAGGPLCHLILVSLLGSFVSVVFFVGEPCHITCMVRQVVFGLSFTLCVSCILVKSLKILLAFQMNLELREHLTRLYKPYVIICICTGVQVIICTVWLILHRPYKDRVSNPKVILIKCNEGSNVAFGVMLAYIILLALVCFSFAYKGRKLPQKYNEAKFITFGMLIYLMACVIFIPVHVTTSGKYLPAVEMVVILISNYGILSCHFLPKCYIILFKKEHNTRDAFLKNVYEYASRSAENIRGLRESVYIISNPQLVAPENAPNVSAQK; encoded by the exons ATGATGTATCATTTGGTTTTGATGAATCTCTTTCTAATGTTCACTCGGCTGAAGGAAGTGACAGAAGCCTCTCTGACAAAACCCAGCCTTCCAGAATCCACGGCTCCAGGAGACATCATCATCGGAGGGCTTTTTCCCATCCATGAGGCGGTGGAGGACAACACGAACTTATACAGCATCTCACCACCCCAGCGTTCTAACTGCAGCGG ATTTAGCAAAAGAGGTCTAACTCAGCCCTTAGCTATGATTCATGCTGTGGAAGTTGCCAACAGATCCCCTATGTTGAGAAATTTAAACATTACTCTAGGGTACCGCATTCAAGACACATGTTCTGATGTTACCACTACACTTTGGGCCGTCCAGGATTTTACACGGTCATCCTCAGCCTGTGATGTAGCGCCAAACTCTTCTCAAGGTGACAAACCCACCATGGCTATAATTGGGACCTCTTCCTCTGAAATCTCCATTGCTGTTGCCAGGGAACTTAACCTTCTACTAATTCCACAG ATTAGTTACGCATCGACGGCCATCATTCTAAGTGACAAAAGTCGTTTTCCTGCTTTCATGAGGACTGTCCCCAGTGACGAGCACCAGACCAGAGCCATGGTCAAACTGTTGAAGGACAGGAAATGGAACTGGGTTGGAATTATTACTACAGACGGAGACTACGGGCGTTCTGCTATGGAAAGCTTTGTTGACCAGGCCGCACAGGAGGGAATTTGCGTTGCCTTTAAGGAAATCCTCCCGAGCTCGCTTGCGGATAAACAAAAACTTAACACCTTGATCAACCAGATTGTGAACACCATTTTAAATAACCCTAAAGTTAAAGTGGTGGTCTCCTTTGCTAAATCTGCTCAAATGAAAGACTTATTCAAGGGTTTGTATGGTAAAGTTTCTTTTAGGAGGGTGTGGGTGGCCAGCGATAGTTGGTCGATGTCTACAGATATTCTTGAAGAAGTGAATCTCACAGATATCGGAGATGTACTTGGGTTTACCTTCAAGAGTAGGAATGCTACATCGTTCAAACAGTTCCTTAAGGATTTACAGTTTGAGgatgaaaaaaatctgaattcaTTTCTGAAGAAGTTTTTAGAAATTCCGGATGTAGGAAATATTACAGTGGCGGTACAGAAACTCCTAGAAAATACTAATCCAGAGATAGTCTTCAGCATTCAGCTGGCTGTCAGTAGTGTTGCAAAAGCTGTGGCTGAACTATGTGGGAAACGCCAATGCAAGAATTCAACAGATATCTATCCCTGGCAG ctcCTTGAACAGATGAAAAACATCACCATTGAGATGGAGGGGGCAAATTACAATTTCAGTACAAGCGGCGACATTGATTTGGGATATAATGTCATCTTATGGCAAGAAAATGAATTGAAGAAAACTGTCAAAATAGCTGAATACGATATAATCACTGGCAATTTCACCTATATACGCCAGAATCTAAGTGTTTTTGAG AATGTGATATCAAAATGCTCAAGCAGCTGTCAGCCAGGAGAGTTTAAGAAAACAGCCGAAGGTCAGCACACTTGCTGTTACGAATGCATCAATTGCTCCGAAAACTATTACTCCAACAACACAG ATATGGTCCAGTGCTACTCATGTGAAACAGATGAGTGGTCAAACTCTGGAAGCTCCGAATGTTACCCCAAGACTTATGTGTACTTTGAGTGGAATAATGGGTTAGCTATAGTGCTCTTGACCTTGGCTGCTTTGGGCGTCCTCTTCCTCTTCTTGATCTCTGCACTCTTCATCTATCAGAGGAACTCTCCTGTGGTAAAGGCAGCAGGTGGACCTCTCTGTCATCTGATTCTTGTTTCCCTACTGGGAAGTTTCGTCAGCGTTGTCTTCTTCGTGGGTGAACCGTGCCACATTACGTGTATGGTGAGGCAGGTGGTCTTCGGCCTGAGTTTCACGCTGTGCGTCTCATGCATCCTGGTCAAGTCTTTGAAGATCCTTCTGGCTTTTCAGATGAACTTGGAGTTAAGGGAGCATCTGACCAGGCTTTACAAGCCGTACGTGATTATCTGCATCTGCACGGGGGTGCAGGTCATCATTTGCACCGTTTGGCTGATCTTGCACCGCCCTTATAAAGACAGGGTGTCTAACCCCAAAGTCATTCTGATAAAGTGTAACGAGGGCTCAAACGTGGCATTTGGGGTCATGCTGGCATACATCATTTTATTGGCGCTAGTGTGTTTCAGTTTCGCTTACAAAGGCAGGAAACTTCCGCAGAAATACAACGAAGCAAAGTTCATTACGTTCGGTATGCTCATTTATCTCATGGCCTGTGTTATTTTTATACCTGTGCACGTTACCACAAGTGGCAAATACTTACCAGCTGTGGAGATGGTGGTTATTCTTATATCCAACTATGGAATATTAAGCTGCCACTTCTTGCCGAAATGTTACATAATCCTTTTTAAAAAAGAGCACAATACCAGAGATGCTTTTCTGAAAAATGTATACGAATATGCCAGCAGAAGTGCTGAAAACATCAGGGGTTTGAGGGAATCAGTCTATATTATATCTAATCCCCAACTTGTAGCTCCTGAGAATGCACCTAATGTTTctgcacaaaaataa